Proteins encoded together in one Terriglobia bacterium window:
- a CDS encoding SAM-dependent methyltransferase: protein MKLNNGKSEDQIQHVSDTALMVAACRAMETAEPDGLIRDTFAERLAGERGMAIARGMPILEWMRFGVGIRAKFIDDILMDTLRERQIKTVLNLGSGLDTRPWRLELPRTLRWVEVDFPAMMEYKREKLADARPNCRLEQVAADLSDARQRQKVFERVGAKEALMITEGLLMYLPRAGLLELAAGAPHASGLRHWLLDVVSEEMLRMSAVGNQSAVDDLRPKDHMVGQAILDAATENGWAITKKRTYAEGGAVASPARSRKLGKLIMKYTGLSSVPKDDGVTGIYLLTRDGGG from the coding sequence GTGAAACTTAACAATGGAAAATCCGAAGACCAGATTCAGCATGTCAGCGACACGGCGTTGATGGTCGCCGCGTGCCGCGCCATGGAGACCGCGGAACCGGATGGCCTGATCCGCGACACTTTTGCGGAGCGCCTGGCGGGCGAGCGAGGCATGGCGATTGCGCGCGGCATGCCGATCCTCGAATGGATGCGGTTCGGCGTGGGCATACGGGCAAAGTTTATTGACGATATCCTGATGGACACACTGCGCGAGAGGCAAATCAAGACCGTCCTGAATCTCGGCTCTGGACTTGACACCCGGCCCTGGCGGCTGGAACTGCCCCGAACGCTTCGCTGGGTCGAGGTGGATTTTCCGGCCATGATGGAATACAAGCGGGAAAAGCTGGCAGATGCCAGGCCTAACTGCCGGCTTGAGCAGGTGGCAGCAGACCTCTCAGACGCTCGGCAACGGCAGAAAGTGTTTGAGAGAGTGGGCGCGAAAGAAGCTTTGATGATCACGGAAGGACTCCTGATGTATCTTCCGCGGGCGGGGCTTTTGGAACTGGCCGCCGGAGCGCCGCACGCTTCCGGTTTACGGCATTGGCTGCTCGACGTCGTTTCCGAAGAAATGTTGCGCATGTCCGCCGTAGGGAACCAGTCGGCCGTGGATGATCTGCGGCCCAAAGACCACATGGTTGGGCAGGCGATTCTGGATGCGGCCACAGAAAACGGGTGGGCGATCACGAAAAAGCGGACGTACGCAGAGGGCGGCGCCGTGGCAAGCCCGGCCCGTAGCCGGAAACTTGGCAAATTGATCATGAAATACACAGGGCTGAGTTCCGTTCCGAAGGACGATGGTGTGACCGGGATTTATCTGCTGACTCGCGACGGAGGCGGGTAG
- a CDS encoding class I SAM-dependent methyltransferase gives MISGLEGLNDLDLVQPPAALAEINARTHAIGFDMASEPRTGALLRALAASKPGSRLLELGTGTGVATAWILAGMDAGATLTSVDVDSRHQEVAREFLGSDSRLTLVLEDGLQFLGRQPSESFDFVFADAVPGKYEGLEDCLRVVKPGGFYVIDDLLPQPNWPPGHGEKVPLLINQLTGDGRFAIAALSWATGLIVAVRR, from the coding sequence ATGATTTCAGGCCTCGAAGGATTAAATGATCTCGATCTCGTACAGCCACCCGCGGCCCTTGCGGAAATCAATGCCCGGACCCACGCCATAGGATTCGACATGGCTTCCGAGCCTCGCACCGGAGCCCTGTTACGCGCGCTTGCGGCTTCCAAGCCGGGCAGTCGTCTGCTGGAGCTCGGAACAGGCACCGGCGTTGCCACCGCATGGATCCTGGCCGGAATGGATGCCGGCGCAACCTTGACCAGCGTGGACGTGGATTCCAGGCACCAGGAGGTGGCGCGCGAGTTTCTGGGCAGCGACAGCCGCCTGACGCTGGTGCTTGAAGACGGCCTCCAGTTCCTGGGCCGCCAGCCGTCAGAGAGTTTTGATTTCGTGTTTGCCGATGCGGTCCCCGGCAAGTACGAAGGGCTTGAAGATTGTCTGCGCGTTGTGAAGCCCGGCGGCTTCTATGTGATTGATGACCTGCTTCCGCAGCCAAACTGGCCGCCAGGCCACGGTGAAAAGGTTCCTCTCCTCATCAATCAACTCACCGGCGATGGCCGCTTTGCCATTGCCGCATTGTCTTGGGCCACCGGCCTCATCGTGGCCGTCAGGCGATAA